One stretch of Oryzias melastigma strain HK-1 unplaced genomic scaffold, ASM292280v2 sc00305, whole genome shotgun sequence DNA includes these proteins:
- the LOC118598300 gene encoding uncharacterized protein LOC118598300, with product MKKFLGKLRNLFGKQTNKVTPLETSEQKPKASNKDVSLDFAVSDRSRHSLRPVRVAWDDVQAGSSTGAQSHAGLSKDLPVAATDQSSEEAAESENGSLKMSTWDLESKESLITVDLEWSLSSTFSDSEESECSDYISKIMRETKEMTKSHGYNTNREEILAMIENIFARDFTPEDQWSIEEERIPLPWGSVNFRVVFEMWEVYHSIFISDIVFYFDGIRCMFRNELMSINSDIQHVPLSRLKKKLKEFRWSQLNKERIRRLIEENYGKIKSYLPRFTNFQFKDLYLEIFKMFISSIHEDLMKDVCGFDPQSPDEIDAAFEFLSESELGSSGEIQSETISQTERFLGETVESILKDAFLEIFHSQINSITSAITDAINEVLCSESIGLHETKKQSYDKTTETALIKAFQKIKKGSSRPVTIRRVAHCIRKFHSSLSTGVSFWITFAACKLQTISKQETLRQVYKEALLKIIHYHPGMSRKRILKRIQRCLYPEIESEQTEKRARKKIIQNKSWFKSKKSSEKNKKIRTNLQLRQSVQKVITLVVQKLLKDSDCVERIYRRILEANADENMLNDLNIHYKRVFKELCEEWTRSESMPSMTDVGSDQLNEGIAAHFIKYIKKSQKKPRSMKSFSKKTENHLHTQPKRKWWRVVKNFFKRKFGSSAENSKESGQIRTEENVRECVQKVIVLLFQKILKDSNNVKIICRRILNANADEIVLINLDTIHKDVFKNLCEEWTRSKNISSMTAIGRNQLNKMVPASFFECIEKSQKKSCFINPLPPRFCGFLVGAL from the coding sequence acaaacaaagtaaCACCCCTGGAGACATCTGAACAGAAACCCAAAGCTTCAAACAAAGACGTGTCTCTGGATTTTGCTGTGAGTGATAGGTCAAGGCACAGCCTAAGACCTGTCAGAGTGGCGTGGGACGACGTGCAAGCAGGATCATCAACCGGCGCTCAATCACACGCTGGTCTGTCAAAGGATTTACCAGTGGCAGCAACTGATCAAAGCTCTGAGGAAGCAGCTGAAAGCGAGAACGGCTCTCTCAAGATGAGTACATGGGATTTAGAAAGTAAAGAAAGTTTAATCACAGTCGATTTAGAATGGAGTTTGagttcaacattttctgataGTGAAGAATCAGAATGTTCAGATTATATTTCAAAAATCATGagggaaacaaaagaaatgacaaaatctCATGGGTATAATACAAATAGAGAGGAGATTTTAGCAatgatagaaaacatttttgccaGAGATTTTACACCTGAGGACCAGTGGTCCATCGAAGAGGAACGCATACCATTACCTTGGGGTAGTGTTAATTTTAGAGTTGTATTTGAAATGTGGGAAGTTTATCATTCCATATTTATTTCAGATATAGTCTTTTACTTTGATGGAATCAGATGCATGTTTCGAAATGAACTCATGTCTATAAACTCTGATATACAACACGTGCCATTGTCAAGGTTgaagaaaaagctaaaagaatttAGATGGTCCCAGCTTAACAAGGAACGGATAAGAAGGTTGATTGAAGAAAATTATGGTAAGATAAAAAGCTACTTACCACGGTTTACGAACTTTCAATTCAAGgatttatatttagaaatttttaaaatgttcatttcttcaATACATGAAGATTTGATGAAAGATGTATGTGGATTTGATCCCCAGTCTCCAGATGAAATTGATGCTGCATTTGAATTTCTAAGTGAAAGTGAATTGGGATCTTCTGGAGAGATTCAGTCTGAAACTATTTCACAGACTGAACGGTTCCTTGGGGAAACAGTGGAATCCATTTTGAAAGACGcctttttagaaatatttcacTCTCAAATTAATAGTATTACCTCTGCCATCACCGATGCTATAAATGAGGTTCTCTGTAGTGAAAGTATTGGGTTACACgagacaaagaaacaaagttacGATAAAACCACTGAAACAGCTTTAATCAAAGCTtttcagaaaatcaaaaaaggaTCCTCAAGACCGGTAACTATAAGAAGAGTTGCCCACTGCATACGTAAATTTCACTCATCCTTAAGTACTGGTGTTTCTTTCTGGATAACATTTGCTGCTTGCAAATTACAAACCATTTCAAAACAAGAAACTTTAAGACAAGTGTACAAGGAAGCTCTATTAAAAATTATCCACTACCACCCAGGAATGAGCCGTAAACGGATCCTAAAACGGATCCAACGCTGCCTTTACCCTGAAATAGAATCAGAACAGACAGAGAAGAGagcaaggaaaaaaatcattcaaaataaatcttggtttaaaagtaaaaagtcatccgaaaaaaataaaaaaataagaacaaatttGCAACTAAGACAGTCCGTCCAGAAAGTAATAACACTGGTGGTTCAGAAATTACTGAAGGACTCAGACTGTGTGGAGAGGATTTATAGAAGAATTCTGGAAGCAAACGCAGACGAGAACATGCTGAACGATTTAAACATTCACTATAAACGTGTTTTCAAGGAACTCTGTGAAGAATGGACAAGGTCAGAGAGTATGCCTTCAATGACAGATGTAGGAAGTGATCAGCTTAATGAAGGGATTGCTGCACATTTCATTAAGTACATAAAAAAGTCCCAGAAGAAGCCTCGTTCCATGAAATCGTTTtctaaaaagacagaaaaccacCTTCACACACAACCTAAAAGAAAGTGGTGGAGAGTGGTGAAGAAtttcttcaaaagaaaatttggttcttcagcagaaaacagcaaagAATCTGGACAGATCAGGACAGAAGAGAATGTTAGAGAGTGCGTTCAGAAAGTGATAGTGCTGTTATTTCAGAAAATTCTGAAGGACTCAAACAATGTGAAGATTATTTGCAGAAGGATTCTAAATGCAAATGCAGATGAAATTGTGCTGATAAACTTGGACACAATTCATAAAGACGTTTTTAAGAACCTCTGTGAGGAATGGACAAGGTCAAAGAATATATCTTCAATGACAGCTATAGGAAGGAATCAGCTCAATAAAATGGTTCCAGCAAGTTTCTTTGAATGCatagaaaaatcacaaaagaagtCTTGTTTCATTAATCCACTCCCGCCaagattttgtggatttttagtAGGTGCATTG